ggatcagcgcatggatcaaccgtatgatgtactcggccctcgacaggggacatccgactttcactcacttccctaccgacaagcaggttccgtggtttcgtcagtttgcggtaagtattctaattttttacttatatttttaatctttaatataaattttctactaattgtgttttttttcagcaagaattcaactggaattccgatgagacgctctttatctatcaccacttcgtccataaagttatggacaactatgagaagcagatccacgagtggaagaagaagtgggaaatcaataaggttcgatttaatttattaaacaattttttaatttattaaactattttttactttattaaactattttctttttttttattaaaaggtcccaaagtcgatgaacgacacggtctggaaggagttgtgtgcgcattgggataaggaagagacgaaagaaacttcttccaccaacaccaccaaccgcaggagcgaccgtaaagggaagggcatctacaagcataacttgggtcctcaatctattgccactctgggagatcgcatagtaagttcaaccgcttttttttcaattatttgagtttcagaattttaatttattgtgcatttcttctaatttataatgtttctttaatttatgttttttttcaaggcggaagaaaatgatggggagccggttgatgatctcgccctaatgaggagggcgtataccaacaagaagaccgaccagattgatgacggtcttgtgagggacgtggtcgacctggtccaaactcaggtggtagacgaagtgtctcagcttaaaaccgaggatgacgcttcgacggcttcgaccaacttgtcccggtttcgaatcaacgaaatcgttgaatccgtaagttctttttttttttaacttcaattcatttatttcttggtttaaatttgtaaatttggttattttctattcagtcggttccaaagaagaagggacgtttggtcggtttgggtcgtcgcacccggtcggttcgtccttctgcaccaccgccctttgttgatccagaagtacttacggctcagttgaaggacaaggatgatcgcatatctttgttggagacccagatggcggctcaacaggcgggctatgaggcacagaggaggctgaaccagcaaatgatggagatgatgcagaggatgtacccgaacgaggtgttcccagacgtgccagacccgtagttttttttttccaaaaactcggaatgttttatttttatttgtgaaactttgaatattaattaatatgatttttttatcaaaaaaaaaaatttgatcaaaaaaaaaaaattaatatgatttcaattttaattttaattttatattttcgaatttaaatttcaaaaattttatttttttaaaaaaattaatattttttacattccgaggaaattaattatattttttactcgatcgatcgatgcgtttttggacatatatccatcgatcgatctgtttataaaaaaacgttcggaatataccgagggacatcttcctcggaatataccgagggacatcttcctcggaatattccgaggaacatgtccctcggtatattccgatcgatcgatggatatatgtccaaaaacgcatcgatcgatgaacttccgaggaaatatcccgacgaagttctccctcggtatattccgaggagatttccgacaaactagtgatcctcggaatttcctcggaaatttgtttcctcggaattccgtcggaaaattccgagggatttccgaggaaagaagaaattccgaggaattatttccgaggacttgtttcgtcggtatgtcgtcggaataacgttattccgacgaaattccgacgattttttccctcagtatcctttctgttttcttgtagtggttgaCCAACCTTGACTCATATGTTTCTTCTCCGCCAAGCTTCCATCATCCTCATTGCTCGGTTCTTCCTACGAACTGGAACCTATCAATTACATACTTGTTGCTCCACGGTTTGTACGTTCGTCCTTCCCTCTTGACACTTATCCCAATGTAGGCAACTGAATGAGCATCCATGCAAACAGAAAACCTGTAAATGATAAAAACTGATGAAGTCAATGGTGCTATTAAGAATTACGTCTAAAATACCAGCTTGAAGAAGAGCTCATACCTGACTCTCCATGAGGGCAATAACAGGAAGATAATCGATAACTTCAGTGAAATACTCCCAGACATTTGCATTCACGTACTTCCTCAAATATTCGTCATAGAAACCAAAGCTGATTCAGAGAAGCAAAACACATATCAAACAGGGTAATGCTTTTTGATTAGTTAGGAATAAAAAGTATGCTCGCTGAGAGTCACAAGTTAGAAGACATTATTAAGCTAACTACAAACGAAAGCTTACACTTGAGTAATCTGCTTGCTCTTGTGATTCTCTCTCAAGattgtagatttgagaaaaGTCTGAGcaattttcaaattatatatcaaAGCAAATGATATACGACACAGAGAGaacataaaattttcaatctttgAGATAGCAGTGACAACTAAATGCGAAAACAAATGACCAAGGAGATCCATACCTCTGGGGGAAGAAATTTTTGAGCAAGTTAAGAGGATCTCAAACATATAAGAACAGATCCGTCGTCTTAGAACCACCTGACATTGTTGGGAAGCCTCTCACTGAGCCGTACGGaaacaatattattttgttgaGGTTGCGTTGTTCATTGCTGGGAGCTTGGAGATTTATAGTCGCAGCGTCCATCGGTTACCAAGGGAGATGATAAGCTCGATTGAACGCTTGAGAGTAAAGTACATCACGTTAAATCTCGGTTTAAAGTACATATTAATGAGAATGGAGGACGTTACGGAGAGTTGATTGGCGGCGTCATCTGAATCAGTCGGCAGCTGAGCTGTGAAGATCCAAGTTCAGAAAATGATGTAAACCCTACACTTCAATGGGCCTgaacaaaacatattttaaaaacccAAATGCCAGCGACCTCAAATTATAAGAAATACAAAACAACAGTTCATCCAATCAAAAGTAACAAAACCATTCGAAACTGAAAATTTTTAGTCTGCCACGTGTCTAAAAAAGCCCACTTTTCTTGAGGACGTGGAGGAAGGAGGGGAGAGACAACTCTCCTTTATTGTATAAGATTATCGAAGTTATTTTTTTACAACGAAGATTAAGTGTAATTATTTCACtccaaaaaaattgatttgtaGATTAAATTGAGGAATTTTCAAGATGATTCAAATTTGTttcctaaaaaaatatttggattgaTTGGATATTTCTAAATCAGGGTGGACAACAAGAATTTTGTTTTGAACTGGACATAAAATCAACCATTGCAGcgaataaactaatataaaatatttcattaaccATTTTTATTTCATGAAAACCTAATCTCAAACGAATCATATGACAAAATGGTCCAAACCAAAGATGAACACAATcccataaatttaaaaacaaacttaaatatatatttgacaaaACATAGATTActtaataattaagaaaatcatCTTAAACCTTTTAACGTGAAAAAAGAAATCATATTGTAAAAAATAAcaagtatatttattttaaaaaaatcataactaatttttagataacaTGGTTTATTTAGTCttcaaatacaataacatgtacaaaatttaactaatatgtatatttttaaataataacagtttatattaaatatttactttaattactttaattatttgttaattGTTATCCCGCCTGTAAGGCGGACCGGTCCTAGTTCATAGTATGTTAGAGTATGATTAATGAGAGCCAAATTTGtcttttatctattaaaaacaaaactctcaAGTGGACGAGTGTAGGATTGGACCCCTGTTCGGaactacgctaggcgctagtcgggcggcgatcccgggcctagcgagttaccagaaaatcggggattaatcggaGTATACGCGGGGCctagtttaattattattttatttattattatatttaaattaaatataaaatataaatatattagaatataatagttttttgtATGTTATTATTGAATTTATATGTATGGAtttaacaaaagttaattgttaGTATATGTGATGCCTTAACTTAGActagttttgaatttttctcatatGTATATGTCTATATATTAACATATGCGCAAAAAAAACAATGTGATCGCTGTCTCCTAATGGCCAAATGTGATGATCTTATGTCCATCAACCCGGGTTCGATATACCCGAGTAATAATGCTAAGAGAGTGGTAAAGTATTTGGGCTTCGGGCTTCATGCTAAAGCctagaaaatattttcttagtttataatttaagtCCAATTAATGGGCTGATTAGTCGGTAATTGGGCCGTCTAATCGGCTTAATAGGCCGCCTAATCGGTTTAATGGGCCGAGTAATTGGTCTCCGATTTTGTTGGCCGATTACATCAAAATCGCTTCGGCTTGGGTCCGGCTAGCGACTAGGCGGGCGCCTAGACGGCTAGGCGCCCGAGTTTTTGAACAGGGGATTTGACTGGAGTAACTTAAGCTGTGATTGGTATTTAAAGGTGGAAAGAAATAGGTGGAatatgaaagaaaagaaaaggcaAAATTTAGAGTAAAAGTTTTCTTCTGGCAAATTTAAGATTAATAAATTACCCTAATTTTACTCTCTTTTGGCGTAACTAGGAGGAAAACAAGTTTTACCTAATTGGACAAAAAGTGGAGTAACTGAGCTGGAATACTTTTTACTCTGTTTGTATATCGTCCATTGTGCTCAATCGCACCCTTAGGCCGAGTGCAACCGGACGCTATAACGTTAAAATAGTGTACGATTTGACGTTTTCACTTTCCAACCGAACGGTAAAAGTGACTGTATTATAGTGTGATTCCTTTATTTGCTACAGTGTCACACCAAATATGGTGATGCACTGTAGCGAcgacaaatctttttttttcaaaactgtttttttttgtcaaatcaaaattgtttatttaaatattgtttacctaaagttaattatattttatttatattactattttataagtggattagataatataaataaaaatatataacaaagttTAGTTTACACACCGAAAattaaattacaaaactaaacTAGTTATCATAActgttaatataaaaaaaatatttgaacttttatatttttttattatagttttaatgTTAGTTAATAGCTTTTAGtcataaaataattagtatttagcaaaacaaaaaaaagaatcgtaattaataatatcataataaataatattcattttagtgTAATATTTGGTGTTTTGGTTGGAAAGTCAAAAAAACTTTAAAGCTAAAATCACACTAAAATAATGTGATTTTGACATTAAAATAGTGtgattttgatattaaaatagTGTCATGGGTTGGAGATGTTGTTAGTGTAAACATGGAAGAGATAAAGAGGAAATAATTACTTTGACTTACCTTTTTTTCTAGAATAACAGAAAgatgaataaaacataaaagacaaaagaaagatTTTATTTCTCAGCGCATGagagaaaatatttgtttaCCTATTTTATCCCGATTGGCTCTTATTTAAGTTGAATTGGAAGTAAACATTCTTACTCTATTACTCCCTTCgttctattaaaatatactttttagaaaaaaaaattgtttcacaaaaatgtattttttgtgtttctatgaaaaaattataaaattcaaggaaattaattgactttattaaattattattggttaaaagttatcgaaattgaaaattacagaaaacaatacatttattatagaaatttaatgtgtttttttaatatgtgtgaaaataataaaaaaatctatctttgtgaaacGGAAAAAGTATTCGTTATTCTAGTTGTGCTATCCAGCAGACTCTTTATATTATTGCACAAGATATTTATAAGTACAGTTAAATAGCAACAAATAAATTcgtgaaaaatatattaatgatCAAACATGCCATTATAAATAAATTCGTGCAAGATAtgcatttattataaattttgtcAATCAATACCATTAAAAGAGGATCATTCCCAAATTATACTACTATTAATGAAAATTAcagttttctcaaaaatacacttatttttacaagaaaataataaaattcattaacggtatttaagtcttttggttttgggtttACTACATATACACCTAAATAGATCTATAAATAATgggcttatatatatatttaaaagatatactaactttaaatttaatataagtataaatatattatgaactataaataaattaagaaacatgaaaatattactTTCTTagtatcaatattcaaaatagatcatttgaatattatataGATTTTCAGTACAAACCAAAATCCTATATCCTACACcctatatcatatacatatttgaatatcattttttcatgtataatgtcattttatacataatattgatatgataattacgagtgttcaagaatattttaagaactatcttaaaatcaattttaaatctaaaataaaaacacaaacttataataggttattaataatgaaaataaactaatattgtcatatcaataagtttttatattatcattttttatttggataacataataaaattttatcaaattctaaaaattcactaatttatgtaatattaaaaaaatatgaataatttaatcaattttttaaaaaagtactataagatattttgtaatcggatcaatggtatcagatcgcaggttaatagtgagtttttgggtttttaccgggttatatcggatttttaattaacaaatttttcattaaatctgaACCGGATTATATACAATGTATCGGATCTATAGGTTCAACCATGAATCTAGGTCAGGtatgaaaacaaatcttaaaactcaaacattattatagaacAACTACCATATGTCGAACAAATACTatattttgaagagaaaaaaaatgataaaaacctaaaaactcaattgttatggtttgaaataaaaataatggtaatttgtaaatcagttcccgattaataaatgaaaaacaaataaatctctGGTTTTTAAGCGCGAATGAAAAACTAGTTACACATTTATTCAAACACAGTTTGGAGCAGTGAAGTCATTTTGCAAACTTATCCGTTTTACAATAATtgaaatattaacaaaataatttcgATAGCAAGTTGACAGACATAAAGTCGATAAACACAATGAGTGCAATTTGCCGGTAGGAGCTCAGAGTGTCTATTTGTCATTTATATGCAACAGTTTAAGGGTTTGGTTTTTCTTTTCCTACCTTTGTACTTTTGGATGACACAAGTGGCGATAATATTTCAGCCACATTTCAGTTACGCCCATTCTCACTGGTAAATTTACCAATCAGGTAAAAaagtaattattattatttttattctttactCTGTGTACTGTTTATTTATGTCtactttttcttcttccagGTTTGTAGAGAGGAAATCAGTTATGCTgagtttgatttttattttgttattgttattgtttttaCTCTAGAATTTTTCCATCCAATTACTCTATATTATTTCCAATTACTCTATATTATTTCTTCTCATTTACGCTGATGTGTACCAATCATACCCATTAGCAGTGATTGGTTAAGAACTAGCGCAATACAAAATAAAtggatggaaaaaaaaaaatttaatgatttttgtgtTGCGCTGGATTCCACTCACATTTTCGAGAGATAAATAACAACGTAAAAGACAAAGGAAGATGTCACTGTCCAGCGTAAATCAGAGTAAATATTATtcatctctttttattttgattggTGACATTTAAGTGGAAATGAGAGTAAATTTTTCCACTCTGTTATTTGTTGCGCTGGTTATACTTTACAATCACACCCATTATTatattcggattcattttcTCGTAAGTGGGGCATGCTACCATGATACAAATTTAAGATGGTGGAAGAAAGACATCTAGCACGACAATGATGTGTCATGGCTATCTCATCCTTCGTGGAATAGTTGACTAGTACATACAAGgcaaaattgtattaatatttgtagatctcacaataatatttaatgaaGCCAGAAATAGAATTCAGTTATAGTGACATATATTATCATATTCATACAATGCGTTgatatatataatgatattaCACACGAGATTAATTCGAACTCCTTTCAATACTTCACAATACGATTTTACTAGTATTCAAGTACATAATTACtataatttattgtttaagAACATAGGTGATGAGGCCAGGAATGTGTATGTTTGCGATATAATCGTCCCAGTTGATGGACTTGGGATCAAAGTCGAACGATCCATCCATCTCTTTGatgttctcttttcttcttaCTCGCAGTCTTTCGGTatttaaatcatcaaatctGCACATAACAAGAATTTATAGTGTTAAGGCTTAATTAAGCTGCGATTACGACATAAAGATATGATAGAAACTCATTTGCAGTATAATTAATGATGTATTATTTGTTCTCTTTCCTTATAAGAGCGATGTTACTTAGTACGTCTTTCgtgaaaaatatatgaataaaatacATACATGCCCTTGAAGAGTAAGTAAGGCTCGTAAAGCTCAACTAGTCGCATAGCTAGCCTGAGTTTGCGGCTAAGGTCATTGTATTTATCTCCTTCACTCCATGGGTAAATGATATTAATCAACCGAAGTATCTGTaatggaaaaacaaaacaaaaacaaaagagaaacaatgttgagaaaacaaattattaaatataaatattttatactaaaattatttttaactaaaactcattaaatgttaatattttaaactttatatatacaGAATATTTAACTATACTATACATATGTAATCCAAATCAAAATGATTatcgtatttttttttattatatatagagtgGAGGTTAAAGTACCTGCAGAGGAAGCTTGTAACGAAGGGTCATGTAGAGGCTGAATTGAGCCATGGTGGGTAGAATCGTTCCTTTTGATACTATGATTGGAGAGCCGTTGCGAGCAACCAGAGGTTTTTTAGTGAAGTAACGAGCCGAGGTATCATGGAGTTGTCCAAACGTGACCGGATTCTGAAAAGAAGAGCCGACATGGTATATGGTCTGGATTCCGGTTTCTCCAGAGTGAGCTGTTGCGGTTGCGATCATTGCGTTTACCACCATGTCCGCTGGTATCTGAAAATGATGTAGCACTTTCCATAAATTTGTCATAAGAGGATTATATGTATTTAACTTAAACAAGTAATATATGTGTTATTTAATATGCTATAAATTGAATTAGGTGTCGAGTTGTGCTTAGATTTGTGCTTACAAGGTCAAAGATTGAGGTTGAATCCGCAAGAAAACACTTGAGCCTTCCTTTGCCATATGCAACAATCACACTATCTATTGTTCTGAACGTTCatagtaaaaattattaaatatgaaTCTTGAGTTAACACGTTATATATAACTTGTGACGTactcatttgatttatatttaaaaaaaagaattatgatATTAACCGGTTCGCACCTCAATCCTTCGATCCAGCCAGGAAACGGCTCGGCGAGAGTACTAGTAATCATTGTTGGACGAATGATAACAAGTGGTAAATTTTCTCTAGAGCTTCCGATTAGCATCTCTCCCATTGCTTTGGTGAATACATATGTATTTGGCCATCCATGAAGCTTTGCCCTATATGAAAATTGATTTGTTATAAGAATAACGTATATATAATGAAAGTAACATTTAAGAACATTTAGGGTATGATTAGGCCGCATACCTTGTcattccaagatctttcatcgaCTGTGAGATCTCTTCTTCAGTACAATTTTGATGCTCTAGCTCTTTCAGTTTCTGTTTCATCAACTCGAATTCTACATTGATGTCTAGTTTCTTATCCCCGCTGAGACTCTCCCCCATCTTAAATGGTTTCTCCAGGAATAGTCCTTTGTTTTCTCCGCAGACATATGCTAAattaacaaatgaaaattaaGGTAATTAAGCCAGGTAGTTGGTACATATATGGTGGGTTTTGTGAGAAATATTAAACTCACCGGTTGAGACATGGAGAAGCAATTGTCTTTTAACACACTTTTTGGCAAAGTTGAGAACATTGAGAGCTCCGAATGTATTGATGCCAAGACCGATATCGTATCTATACAGTTGTCGTCAAGAATCACATGTTATAACGATTAACCattatataaagtatatatCACTTATACAACATTTTGGGTCATACCTTTCATCGAAATTCGTTGTTGCTGCGATATTGATGA
This genomic stretch from Brassica napus cultivar Da-Ae chromosome C9, Da-Ae, whole genome shotgun sequence harbors:
- the LOC106407020 gene encoding fatty acyl-CoA reductase 1-like; protein product: MESNCVQFLGDKTILITGAPGFLAKVLVEKILRLQPNVKKMYLLLRASDDKAAMQRLRSEVVEIDLFRVLRKDLGEENLNELVHEKIVPVPGDISVHNLGLKDPDLLQRMWSEIDIIINIAATTNFDERYDIGLGINTFGALNVLNFAKKCVKRQLLLHVSTAYVCGENKGLFLEKPFKMGESLSGDKKLDINVEFELMKQKLKELEHQNCTEEEISQSMKDLGMTRAKLHGWPNTYVFTKAMGEMLIGSSRENLPLVIIRPTMITSTLAEPFPGWIEGLRTIDSVIVAYGKGRLKCFLADSTSIFDLIPADMVVNAMIATATAHSGETGIQTIYHVGSSFQNPVTFGQLHDTSARYFTKKPLVARNGSPIIVSKGTILPTMAQFSLYMTLRYKLPLQILRLINIIYPWSEGDKYNDLSRKLRLAMRLVELYEPYLLFKGIFDDLNTERLRVRRKENIKEMDGSFDFDPKSINWDDYIANIHIPGLITYVLKQ